DNA sequence from the Shewanella piezotolerans WP3 genome:
TTGTCGAAGCATCAGTAAAGGCCTTAGTGCATGTGATGAACTTGACTTGGCGAGCGGATAAAGTGGCTGATTGTAAACAAAAAATCCAGCAAGAAAAGCAAGTGTTAGGCGGCGTTTAAGTTCTTAATGTCCATATTTGCTTTATACCCAATTTACTTGGGTATATGTACCTGATTACAGAATATAAAGAAAATTAAAGGAGTTAGTTGTCGTATGAGTTATCAAATAGCAGTATTGGCTGGAGATGGGATTGGTCCTGAAGTCATGGCAGAAGCCCGTAAAGTACTTACGGCTGTAGAGGAACGTTTTTCCCTTTCTATTGAATATACTGATTACGATGTTGGTGGCGCTGCGATTGACAGCCAAGGTTGTCCTCTGCCTGACGCAACACTTAAAGGTTGTGAAGCTGCCGATGCGATCCTTTTTGGCTCAGTAGGTGGTCCAAAGTGGGAGCACCTAGCACCAAATGATCAACCTGAGCGCGGTGCATTATTGCCGTTACGTGGACACTTTGAGTTGTTCTGTAATATGCGCCCAGCAAAGCTGCATGCAGGTCTTGAGCATATGTCGCCGCTGCGTAGTGATATCTCATCACGTGGTTTTGATGTGTTGTGTGTACGTGAACTTACCAGTGGCATTTACTTCGGCAAGCCCAAAGGTCGTCAAGGTGAAGGTGAGAATGAAGAAGCATTCGATACTATGCGTTATACCCGCAAAGAGATCACCCGTATTGCTAAGATTGCCTTTGAGACTGCTCAAGGTCGTCGCAAAAAGGTTACCTCTGTTGATAAAGCGAATGTACTTGCCTGTTCGGTACTTTGGCGTGAAGTGGTAGAGACGGTTGCTAAAGACTATCCCGATGTTGAGCTTGAACATATCTATATCGACAATGCGACTATGCAACTACTGCGTCGTCCAGACGAGTTTGATGTCATGCTTTGCTCAAACCTATTTGGCGATATCATCTCAGACGAAATAGCCATGCTTACAGGATCTATGGGGCTATTGTCGTCTATCAGCATGAATAGTTCTGGTTTTGGTTTATATGAGCCTGCAGGTGGCAGTGCGCCAGACATCGCTGGTCAAGGAATTGCTAACCCTGTCGCGCAGATTTTGTCTGCAGCACTACTACTTCGCCATAGCCTAAAGCAAGAAGCGGCGGCTACAGCAATTGAAACCGCAGTGGGTAAAGTATTAAGTGATGGCTATTTAACAGGTGAGTTACTGTCTAGTGAAGAGCGCCATAATGCGAAATCAACCAGTGAAATGGGTGACTATATCGCCCAGCTTGTTAAAGAAGGTGTTTAATCATGGCTAAGACATTATATGAAAAGGTATGGGACGCCCATATCGTGGTTGCCGCCGAAGGTGAAGCACCAATTATTTATGTTGATAGGCATTTAGTGCATGAGGTGACATCACCTCAAGCCTTTAGTGGTTTAGAGGTGGCTGGGCGCAAAATGCGTGCACCTGAAAAGACTTTCGCCACCATGGATCACAACACTTCAACAACGAGTGCGAGCTTAGACGCACTTAGCCCTATGGCGCGAACTCAAGTGCAAACACTTGAGCGAAACTGTAAAGAATTTGGCGTAAGACTTTATGATATTCACCATAAAAATCAAGGTATCGTTCATGTAATGGGCCCAGAGCTGGGTATTACCTTGCCTGGAACTGTGATTGTATGTGGTGATTCACATACTGCGACTCATGGAGCCTTTGGTGCGCTTGCCTTTGGTATTGGTACTTCAGAAGTTGAGCATGTTATGGCGACGCAAACCTTGCGCCAGCTAAAAGCCAAAACCATGAAGATCGAAGTACGCGGTCACGTGGCTGAGGGGATTACCGCTAAAGATATCGTACTGGCGATTATTGGCAAAATCGGCATGGATGGTGGTACTGGTTATGTGGTGGAGTTCTGCGGTGAAGCGATAGAGGCGCTCACAATGGAAGGGCGCATGACAGTATGTAACATGGCGATCGAGATGGGGGCTAAAGCGGGTATGATTGCGCCTGATGCAACGACTGCAGAGTACTTAAAAGGCCGTGAATTCGCACCTAAAGGCGACAACTGGCAGCAAGCAATTGCGGCATGGGCTGAATTGAAATCTGATGCTGACGCCACTTTTGATGCAACTGTGGTACTGCAAGCTAGTGACATTGCGCCGCAGCTGACTTGGGGGACTAACCCAGGGCAAGTGGTCGCGATAGATCAGTTCGTACCTAATCCTGCTGAAGAGACTAACTCAACAGTTCGTTCAAGCATCGAGAAAGCACTTGAATATGTTGATTTAAGCGCAGGCACTTTAATGACTAATGTTGGAATTAATAAGGTATTTATTGGGTCCTGTACTAACTCACGCATAGAGGATCTTCGTGCTGCTGCTGTGCACGCCAAAGGGCGTCAGGTTGCAGAGGGCGTGAAGGCGATAGTTGTGCCAGGTTCAGGTCTAGTAAAAGAGCAAGCTGAAGCTGAAGGCTTAGATAAAATATTTTTGGAAGCAGGTTTCGAATGGCGTCTGCCTGGTTGCTCAATGTGCTTAGCCATGAACGACGATAAGTTGGAAGCTGGCGATCGCTGCGCATCGACAAGTAACCGTAACTTTGAAGGTCGACAAGGACGAGGTAGTCGCACTCACTTGGTGAGTCCTGCTATGGCAGCAGCAGCCGCTGTAGCTGGCCATTTTGTTGATATCCGTAAACCTTACTAGAGAGTTAAGTTATGCAACCATTTATTGCACACACAGGGCTTGCGGTTATCATTGATAGCGCAAACGTTGATACTGATCAGATTATCCCAAAACAGTTTTTGTCGAAAGTCACTCGTGATGGTTTTGGTATTCACTTATTCCATGATTGGCGCTATCTAGATGATGCAGGAGACCAGCCTAATCCAGATTTTAATTTGAACAAACCGCGTTATAAAGGCGCTTCTATTTTAGTATCGCAAGAGAACTTTGGTTGTGGCTCGAGCCGTGAGCATGCGCCATGGGCTTTAGCTGACTTTGGTTTAAAAGCGATTATTGCGCCGAGTTTTGCTGATATCTTCTACGGTAATTCGATAAATAACGGTTTATTACCCGTTAAGTTAACGGAAGCCGAAGTTGAGCAAATTATGGCTGAAGTTGAAGCGTTACCCGGTGCTGACGTGACCGTTGATCTGCAAGCGCTAACAGTGACCTCACCATCTGGATCGGTGTTTAGCTTTGAAATAGCAGAATCGGCCAGACATAACCTGCTTAATGGACTTGATGCTATTGGGTTAACTTTGGCTCATGGTGATGCCATCAGTCACTATGAGGCAAATCTTCCTGCTTGGAGAGCATAACGCTATTCCTAAGCAATATGATTTAAGCATACACATGTACCACTGAGTTGATATATAAAAGCCATTTAGCGTTATAGCTAGGTGGCTTTTGTTTTAATTACTAATGCCACTTGTTTAGTTTGTTGTATTTAAAGGTTATTTTTTATATCCATTAGTAGTGCTTTTCATTTTAATTTTCCGCTAGTCATTTGTGCTACTAGGTGCACTTATTTTAAGTGAACAGCTGTTTGCTTGGTTTTTTGTTTTAAATATCTGTTTTTATTGAGCTTGTTGTTAGGCGCTCTTATATTTTTATTTCGGTTGAGCGAGCTTTTTTATAGATTTGTATTCTCTTTTTTATTTTGTGATGTGATCTTGGTTTTGTTTTCACTGCTCCCCTTGTCTTTTGCTAGTGTTTTACGCTGTTTTTATTAAAACACTTGTAAAGATATTCTGTGGTTGTAAAATCCGCTCCACTTTTAAGTGGAGTAATTGCTCTACTTGTTGTAATTACATAATTAGAGAATACAAATGAATAAGCGTTTATTAACACTTGCCGTTAGTACGGTACTTTTGGGGAATGTAACACAGGTTCAAGCTGCTGGATTTCAGTTAGCAGAATACTCGGCTACGGGACTTGGGCGTGCGTTTGCTGGTGAAGCGGCAATGGCTGATAACGCGGCGGCACAGTTTCGCAATCCTGCAATGCTTACCTATTTAAATGGTACTCAAATGACAGCTGGTGCCATCTTGGTTATGCCGAATATTGATATCAATGGTGAAGTGACTTATACCGACGGTACTAATCCAACATCTGCTCACGACATTGCCGATGATGCTGTTATTCCTAATTTCTATGTCTCTCACCAGATAGATGACAACTGGTTTGTTGGTTTAGCGCTTGGTAGTAACTTTGGCATGGCAACTGAACTGGATGACAACTTCCGCGGCACTCAGTTTGGTAATGAAGCATCTGTTACCACTATAGAGATCAATCCTAACGTCGCTTACCGTATCAATGACCAGTTTAGTATCGGCGGCGGTGTGCGCTTTGTGATTGGTGAAGGTAGCATTGGTGCGAAAAGCTCAGCTGACACAGTTCTTCCTACACCAGTTGGTAACTTACCAGTACCGAAAGGTACCACGTTGAAGTATATGGAAGGTGACGACACCGCTTGGGGATGGCAGTTAGGCGGTGCTTGGCAGATAAATGCTGACAACAGAGTTGGCTTTAACTACCGCTCAGCAGTAGATCAAAATCTTGAAGGTGAAGCCAATGGTTTAGCCTTTAATCCATTGGATCCAACAATGAAGATGGCGGGTTCTATGGAGCTGTCTTTACCTGCAACGGCGGAGCTTGCTTCTTACCATCAATTAAGCGAAAAACTTGCTATTCATGCCAGTATTAACTGGACCGATTGGAGCTCATTCGAGAAGTTAGAAGCGGTTATCCCTGCACTCTCTGAGCCTACTCAGCTAGTGAAGCAAGAGAATTGGGAAGATAACTACCGTTTTGCGCTGGGTACGACATATCAACTGAATGACACTGTAAGCATGCGAGCGGGTGTTGCTTACGACAAATCTGCTGTGTCTGATGCTAACCGTACTCTGACAATTCCAGAGATGGATCGTCTATGGTTGAGTGCTGGTATGGGTTACCGCATTAGCGAAAACTTTGATGTGGATTTTGGTCTGACTTACATCTTTGCTGATGAATCTCCAGTTGTAGAACCGCGTCCAGGTATCCCTTCAGACGATTCTTCTGCTCATTTTGGTGGTACTTTTACCGGCACAACGAGTGGTAATATTTTGTTAGTAGGTATCCAAACAAGCTACCGCTTTTAAAGTGTAGTCATAACAAGTTGGCATGTATTAAACATATGTGTCTGTAAGTTTAAGCCTCGCATTAGCGGGGCTTTTTACTTTGTTAGCCATTGGATTATTAGGTGGGTTTCATGGTAAAAGAGTTAACTTGCTGCGGGTTAATAACACCCAGTTTTCAAATTCAGTACGCGAAACTAAATCGAGTTATTGTCACATCTAGCTCTACATAAAAGAGGTTTCAAATGAACATTAAAGCCCTTAACTTATCGGGTTGTTTGCTGTTAATCAGTTTTGTCCCAGCCTATTGCAGTGCCGATGATGTAATGCCAATCAAAGCTAATGCTTCAATCGAGGTGGTTGAGCAGTTTATAGCGGCTTTTAATGAGCATAGTGTCGGGCAGTTGCTATCTCACACTACTGACTCTGTACATTGGTTCAATATATCTGGCAGTAAAATGCTCATAGAGACCTCATCAAAAAATGAGCTTGGTGCGGCGATGGCCGACTATTTTCAAACACTACCTGATGCTAAAGCCACGTTGACGCAGGCGGTAAGCTCAGCCAATTATGTGAGTACCATTGAAAAGGTGACTTGGAGTCATGACGGTGAGCTAGATAGCCAATGTAGCATCGGGGTTTATGAGTTAAAGCAAGGTAAAATTAATGCGGTGTGGTATTACCCTGCCCATGCCTGTGAACTGGAGCCTGGCGGCGATAATATTGTGCAACCAGAAATCGGTTTACTAAAAGAAACACGTCAATAAGGAAGTTTTTGTGTCAAAGAAATATGTCATCGCATTGGATCAAGGTACCACGAGTTCAAGAGCAATTGTTTTCGATCACGATGCGAATATGGTGGCGAGCTCACAACGAGAATTTGGCCAGATTTACCCACAACCAGGTTGGGTAGAGCATGATGCAATGGAGATCTGGGCATCGCAAAGCTCAACCTTAATTGAAGCGTTAGCACGAGCGGATATTCATAGTGAAGATGTCGCCGCGATAGGGATCACCAATCAGCGTGAAACCACGGTTATTTGGGATAAAATGACTGGCAAACCCGTGTATAACGCCATTGTATGGCAGTGCCGAAGAAGCAAAGCGATTTGTGATGAATTGAAGGCTCAAGGTTTAGAAGAGTACGTTAAAGATTGCACGGGGTTACTGCTCGATCCCTATTTTTCTGGCACCAAAATTAAGTGGATCCTAGATAATGTTGAGGGAGTAAGGGAGCGTGCAGAAAAGGGCGAATTATTATTTGGTACCATTGATACTTGGTTAGTGTGGAAGCTTACCGAAGGTAAAGTACACGTCACCGATCCAACCAATGCCTCCCGAACGCTATTGTTCAATATTCATCAGCAAGCTTGGGATGAAAAGCTACTTAACGCGTTAGGTATACCGCGCTCTCTTCTGCCAGAGGTTAAACCTTCATCTGCTATCTATGGTCAAACTCGCATAGCAGGTGAAGGCAGTAGCATTGCTATCGCAGGTATTGCGGGCGATCAACAATCAGCGTTATTCGGTCAACTTTGTATTGACGAGGGCATGGCTAAAAATACCTATGGTACAGGCTGTTTTTTACTGATGAACACTGGTACTGAGGCGGTAAAATCCCAACAAGGCTTGTTAACGACAATTGCAGTGGGCGCTAAAGGTGAGGTTAATTATGCACTCGAAGGCTCAGTATTTATGGGCGGAGCAACGATTCAATGGCTGCGCGATGAGTTAGGGTTGATTAGGGATGCACAAGACACTGAATACTTTGCTTCGAAGGTAGAAAATACCAATGGCGTATATTTGGTACCTGCTTTTGTTGGTTTAGGCGCGCCGTATTGGGATCCCGATGCCAGAGGCGCTTTAGTTGGCTTAACCCGTGGTGCAAATCGAAATCATATTATTCGTGCAGCTCTGGAAGCTATTGCTTATCAAAGTCGAGATCTACTTGATGCTATGAGTAAAGACAGCGGCGTGGAGCTGAAGCAGATCAAGGTTGATGGTGGTGCGGTCGCTAATGACTTCCTAATGCAGTTTCAAGCAGATATCACTAATGTAGATGTATTGCGCCCCGAGTTAACCGAAACCACGGCAATGGGTGCAGCCTTTTTAGCTGGATTAGCTGTTGGTTTTTGGAGTTCGACTGCTGAACTTAAACACAAAGCGGGTATTGAACGACGCTTTAAACCTAAGATTAACGATGCTCAGAGAGCAACACTTTATGACGGCTGGAAAGAGGCTGTGGCCAGAACTCGCTAAACATTGATGTCGATATGACCAAAGGGCGAGTCATCCTCGTCTCTTTTGTTCATTGATGTCTGTTGCTCATCCTCTCGCCTGTCTTCGACGTAGTTCTTACGCCTTTCTAAGCTAGGATCAAGTTGATAAAGTACAGACGTTTTTTTGCGTCGGTCTTCTCGAGACTGACGCCTTTCTAAATGTGGTGGCAGTTGTGCTTGCGGCTGTTCATGGCTATCAGCGGTGATAGCAGCGCTATTGTTAACCGGTTTTACGCCATCTTTTTGCTTAATCTCACGCAGAGGTGGTCTTGCTAACATGGCATAAACACTGTCTAAACTAATCATAGGTCCTTCACAACGTAAGTTATTGATTACTTATATATCGGCAGGACTTGGTTAAAATTTAGTCAAATATAAACTATATAATAAAAATTGCAGTGAATGACACTATTTGATCTGCTGTGAAAGCAGAACCCTCATCTGGATACGCGGTGAAGTGCAGTGAGTGAATAAGACTCTCAATAGAGTCGGCAATGGGTTAAATATCGTTAACCTAAATTAAGTTTGCAGATATCGAACCTAGATTATTAGCCAATAGCGAGTGTAATTTAGGCTTTATTAATGAAGAGCCAAGGGGAATAAACTCCACTTAAGTGTTACTGAAAGTCCACTGTACGACTCTCTTCTGTCTGTTTTTCCTACTTTTTAGATATTTCTAATAACCCATCTCCCACAAAAATCCCTATTTGTGCACTCGATAGCATTTAGATTCAAACTCCCTGCTAACCCGCTTGGTTACTGGATTTTAAATAACACCGCCCCCTTGACAATT
Encoded proteins:
- the glpK gene encoding glycerol kinase GlpK yields the protein MSKKYVIALDQGTTSSRAIVFDHDANMVASSQREFGQIYPQPGWVEHDAMEIWASQSSTLIEALARADIHSEDVAAIGITNQRETTVIWDKMTGKPVYNAIVWQCRRSKAICDELKAQGLEEYVKDCTGLLLDPYFSGTKIKWILDNVEGVRERAEKGELLFGTIDTWLVWKLTEGKVHVTDPTNASRTLLFNIHQQAWDEKLLNALGIPRSLLPEVKPSSAIYGQTRIAGEGSSIAIAGIAGDQQSALFGQLCIDEGMAKNTYGTGCFLLMNTGTEAVKSQQGLLTTIAVGAKGEVNYALEGSVFMGGATIQWLRDELGLIRDAQDTEYFASKVENTNGVYLVPAFVGLGAPYWDPDARGALVGLTRGANRNHIIRAALEAIAYQSRDLLDAMSKDSGVELKQIKVDGGAVANDFLMQFQADITNVDVLRPELTETTAMGAAFLAGLAVGFWSSTAELKHKAGIERRFKPKINDAQRATLYDGWKEAVARTR
- the leuC gene encoding 3-isopropylmalate dehydratase large subunit produces the protein MAKTLYEKVWDAHIVVAAEGEAPIIYVDRHLVHEVTSPQAFSGLEVAGRKMRAPEKTFATMDHNTSTTSASLDALSPMARTQVQTLERNCKEFGVRLYDIHHKNQGIVHVMGPELGITLPGTVIVCGDSHTATHGAFGALAFGIGTSEVEHVMATQTLRQLKAKTMKIEVRGHVAEGITAKDIVLAIIGKIGMDGGTGYVVEFCGEAIEALTMEGRMTVCNMAIEMGAKAGMIAPDATTAEYLKGREFAPKGDNWQQAIAAWAELKSDADATFDATVVLQASDIAPQLTWGTNPGQVVAIDQFVPNPAEETNSTVRSSIEKALEYVDLSAGTLMTNVGINKVFIGSCTNSRIEDLRAAAVHAKGRQVAEGVKAIVVPGSGLVKEQAEAEGLDKIFLEAGFEWRLPGCSMCLAMNDDKLEAGDRCASTSNRNFEGRQGRGSRTHLVSPAMAAAAAVAGHFVDIRKPY
- the leuB gene encoding 3-isopropylmalate dehydrogenase; its protein translation is MSYQIAVLAGDGIGPEVMAEARKVLTAVEERFSLSIEYTDYDVGGAAIDSQGCPLPDATLKGCEAADAILFGSVGGPKWEHLAPNDQPERGALLPLRGHFELFCNMRPAKLHAGLEHMSPLRSDISSRGFDVLCVRELTSGIYFGKPKGRQGEGENEEAFDTMRYTRKEITRIAKIAFETAQGRRKKVTSVDKANVLACSVLWREVVETVAKDYPDVELEHIYIDNATMQLLRRPDEFDVMLCSNLFGDIISDEIAMLTGSMGLLSSISMNSSGFGLYEPAGGSAPDIAGQGIANPVAQILSAALLLRHSLKQEAAATAIETAVGKVLSDGYLTGELLSSEERHNAKSTSEMGDYIAQLVKEGV
- the leuD gene encoding 3-isopropylmalate dehydratase small subunit; the protein is MQPFIAHTGLAVIIDSANVDTDQIIPKQFLSKVTRDGFGIHLFHDWRYLDDAGDQPNPDFNLNKPRYKGASILVSQENFGCGSSREHAPWALADFGLKAIIAPSFADIFYGNSINNGLLPVKLTEAEVEQIMAEVEALPGADVTVDLQALTVTSPSGSVFSFEIAESARHNLLNGLDAIGLTLAHGDAISHYEANLPAWRA
- a CDS encoding outer membrane protein transport protein produces the protein MNKRLLTLAVSTVLLGNVTQVQAAGFQLAEYSATGLGRAFAGEAAMADNAAAQFRNPAMLTYLNGTQMTAGAILVMPNIDINGEVTYTDGTNPTSAHDIADDAVIPNFYVSHQIDDNWFVGLALGSNFGMATELDDNFRGTQFGNEASVTTIEINPNVAYRINDQFSIGGGVRFVIGEGSIGAKSSADTVLPTPVGNLPVPKGTTLKYMEGDDTAWGWQLGGAWQINADNRVGFNYRSAVDQNLEGEANGLAFNPLDPTMKMAGSMELSLPATAELASYHQLSEKLAIHASINWTDWSSFEKLEAVIPALSEPTQLVKQENWEDNYRFALGTTYQLNDTVSMRAGVAYDKSAVSDANRTLTIPEMDRLWLSAGMGYRISENFDVDFGLTYIFADESPVVEPRPGIPSDDSSAHFGGTFTGTTSGNILLVGIQTSYRF
- a CDS encoding nuclear transport factor 2 family protein; this translates as MNIKALNLSGCLLLISFVPAYCSADDVMPIKANASIEVVEQFIAAFNEHSVGQLLSHTTDSVHWFNISGSKMLIETSSKNELGAAMADYFQTLPDAKATLTQAVSSANYVSTIEKVTWSHDGELDSQCSIGVYELKQGKINAVWYYPAHACELEPGGDNIVQPEIGLLKETRQ